From the genome of Lasioglossum baleicum chromosome 13, iyLasBale1, whole genome shotgun sequence, one region includes:
- the LOC143214940 gene encoding uncharacterized protein LOC143214940 isoform X1 has protein sequence MRHVRADVFCYLIVAVLFLAPFSHAAESKVRLCLVDVGQDQCGPNQRCVKRSKDEKPFCQCLREYSLSNGQCFQHTPPPVTNATTAQQLESAGGSVAAGLLIPTFLIVAGVLLYLGARRYKWLQRFRLLRSNRHGDILVTRDDDDDDDDPPIGTRCAPV, from the exons ATGCGACACGTCCGGGCCGATGTGTTCTGCTATCTCATCGTGGCGGTTCTTTTTCTAGCGCCGTTCAGTCATGCAG cCGAGAGCAAGGTGCGACTGTGCTTAGTGGACGTGGGGCAAGACCAGTGCGGACCCAACCAAAGATGCGTAAAGAGGTCGAAGGACGAGAAACCGTTCTGCCAGTGCTTGAGGGAATACTCGCTGTCGAATGGCCAGTGTTTTCAACACACACCGCCTCCGGTCACTAACGCGACCACCGCTCAGCAGCTCGAGTCCGCAG GTGGTTCTGTAGCCGCCGGTTTGCTAATACCGACCTTCCTCATAGTAGCCGGCGTGCTGCTGTATCTCGGGGCGAGGCGATACAAATGGCTACAACGATTCCGACTGCTCCGTTCGAATCGTCACGGCGATATCCTAGTCACgagggacgacgacgacgacgatgatgacCCGCCGATCGG GACACGTTGCGCACCCGTGTGA
- the LOC143214940 gene encoding uncharacterized protein LOC143214940 isoform X2, giving the protein MRHVRADVFCYLIVAVLFLAPFSHAAESKVRLCLVDVGQDQCGPNQRCVKRSKDEKPFCQCLREYSLSNGQCFQHTPPPVTNATTAQQLESAGGSVAAGLLIPTFLIVAGVLLYLGARRYKWLQRFRLLRSNRHGDILVTRDDDDDDDDPPIGI; this is encoded by the exons ATGCGACACGTCCGGGCCGATGTGTTCTGCTATCTCATCGTGGCGGTTCTTTTTCTAGCGCCGTTCAGTCATGCAG cCGAGAGCAAGGTGCGACTGTGCTTAGTGGACGTGGGGCAAGACCAGTGCGGACCCAACCAAAGATGCGTAAAGAGGTCGAAGGACGAGAAACCGTTCTGCCAGTGCTTGAGGGAATACTCGCTGTCGAATGGCCAGTGTTTTCAACACACACCGCCTCCGGTCACTAACGCGACCACCGCTCAGCAGCTCGAGTCCGCAG GTGGTTCTGTAGCCGCCGGTTTGCTAATACCGACCTTCCTCATAGTAGCCGGCGTGCTGCTGTATCTCGGGGCGAGGCGATACAAATGGCTACAACGATTCCGACTGCTCCGTTCGAATCGTCACGGCGATATCCTAGTCACgagggacgacgacgacgacgatgatgacCCGCCGATCGG gatttga
- the LOC143214942 gene encoding uncharacterized protein LOC143214942: MRLTHHAHVASPTQLRFHADTVRSILARDYRPPNFTIIAGRRTTEASFSLSRIRQRCLKTSRDRLMFTSMTIAFGAPCACSRHNRCPRDLAKIVQQGEIFGEESNENVVPLPSWKPQYNLVIFY; the protein is encoded by the exons ATGCGCCTCACGCATCACGCACACGTTGCTTCTCCTACACAGCTACGATTTCACGCGGATACCGTGCGATCGATTCTCGCACGCGATTATCGTCCTCCAAATTTCACGATTATCGCGGGCCGTCGCACAACCGAAGCCTCGTTCTCGTTATCGAGGATCCGCCAACGATGCCTGAAAACTAGTCGCGACCGGTTGATGTTTACATCGATGACGATAGCTTTCGGAGCACCCTGTGCATGCTCGAGACACAATCGTTGCCCGAGGGACTTGGCGAAGATTGTGCAACAAG GAGAGATATTTGGCGAAGAATCGAACGAAAACGTGGTTCCTCTACCGAGCTGGAAGCCCCAATACAATCTCGTTATATTCTATTAA
- the LOC143214935 gene encoding tetratricopeptide repeat protein 12 gives MREETVLSLKWQSFPSHLAVSLDTCYEKQQFVDLSLVCKDGTILKCHKMVLANSSSSNKVKIIDDSMVDKRVTEEEFQNFMHRATEIEKIVKKLASEDPEEQKHGQILADEILERKYETVIDEGCELKVKTNRTLINKYAKNEPASKEEMSREAFMRSVEKDAKERSENRKARNERADTMKRIGNGAFREQNYEKAVTYYSKAIEQRKDSSVLWNNRALAYINLGLYEKALQDCEWALKIHDASIKALLNSAKCYKLLGDEVKYTEYIQLARERNPRFNKFIDEFEENMDADIDHEV, from the exons ATGAGGGAAGAGACGGTACTCAGCCTGAAGTGGCAAAGTTTCCCGTCTCATTTGGCGGTTTCGTTGGACACATGCTACGAGAAGCAACAGTTTGTAGACCTATCGCTCGTGTGCAAAGACGGGACGATCCTGAAGTGTCACAAGATGGTGTTGGCCAATTCGAGCTC ATCGAATAAAGTT AAAATTATCGATGATTCGATGGTTGATAAACGAGTAACGGAGGAGGAGTTCCAAAATTTCATGCATCGCGCTACCGAAATCG AGAAAATCGTGAAGAAGCTGGCCTCGGAGGACCCTGAGGAACAGAAGCACGGTCAAATCTTAGCGGATGAAATTTTGGAGAGGAAATACGAGACCGTAATCGACGAGGGCTGCGAGCTCAAAGTTAAAACCAACCGCACGTTGATCAATAAATACGCCAAAAATGAACCCGCTAGCAAGGAAGAAATGTCGCGAG AGGCGTTTATGAGAAGCGTGGAAAAAGACGCAAAAGAGAGGTCAGAGAATCGGAAGGCGAGGAACGAGAGAGCAGATACAATGAAGAGGATCGGAAACGGAGCGTTCAGAGAGCAAAACTATGAGAAAGCGGTGACTTATTACTCGAAAGCGATAGAGCAGCGGAAAGACTCGTCCGTTTTGTGGAACAACAGAGCTCTAGCTTACATCAATCTCGGATTGTACGAGAAAGCTCTGCAGGACTGCGAGTGGGCTTTGAAAATTCACGACGCGAGCATCAAGGCCCTTTTGAACAGCGCGAAGTGTTACAAACTCCTTGGAGACGAGGTCAAGTACACGGAGTACATTCAATTAGCCAGAGAGAGAAATCCACGcttcaacaaatttattgacG AGTTCGAAGAGAACATGGATGCGGACATCGATCACGAGGTGTGA
- the LOC143214934 gene encoding UPF0415 protein C7orf25 homolog: MEDRAELFKCLEEKIKNGRATIDRLKLLGKIDGVEKLMRKFQQEIRFLEKVQSTGNVKKEHLQSTNLIHLNAIVARLFRASEPTNVMKPFKYQKSRLEVDIVCNGGASWVKVIARNAKALTLISMGNGEYGQKSVLDQATCFLQCAKSYPHLYRPPDVVFHFAYGIEVPLATHLEGMGVVVEGDRIDCDDKSTSVQEMDDKFSTLIASDPLEEPPDDCKESISSDLETLNTSSLATEINILNLDVSTLLAYVTNMTNGYDHFVYREPLLTQQAEMERKRPVKPILEKLFNSKELIVCQTAYDNFMNIIEVIGGPKESLRAKELLSRVRIVDDLPTGRIMEKLSLGGKIKDRSRLVFASGENMKSITVSANEGFVRAARMQDIECTVFLHEPRSLSEIKEGFATKISSS; encoded by the exons ATGGAGGACAGGGCCGAGCTATTCAAATGCCTTGAGGAGAAAATCAAGAATGGCAGAGCCACCATAGATCGACTGAAACTCCTCGGTAAGATCGATGGTGTTGAGAAGCTCATGCGAAAGTTTCAGCAGGAAATCCGATTTTTGGAAAAG GTACAATCTACAGGAAACGTAAAGAAGGAGCATCTACAGAGCACGAATCTGATTCATCTGAATGCCATCGTGGCACGGCTGTTCCGTGCCAGCGAGCCCACCAATGTCATGAAACCGTTCAAGTACCAGAAGTCCAGGCTTGAGGTTGACATTGTGTGCAACGGAGGCGCGTCCTGGGTGAAAGTCATTGCTAGGAATGCCAAAGCTCTCACTTTGATTTCCATGGGTAACGGGGAGTATGGGCAGAAATCCGTGTTGGATCAAGCGACCTGCTTCCTGCAGTGCGCCAAGAGCTATCCACACTTGTACAGACCGCCAGATGTTGTGTTTCATTTTGCTTATGGCATAGAGGTACCCTTAGCTACACATTTGGAGGGAATGGGGGTGGTCGTGGAAGGAGATCGCATAGACTGTGATGATAAAAGCACAAGTGTACAAG AAATGGACGATAAATTTTCCACCTTGATCGCATCGGATCCCTTGGAAGAACCTCCGGATGACTGCAAAGAGAGCATAAGCTCGGATTTAGAGACTTTAAACACTTCTTCTCTGGCCACAGAAATAAACATACTTAATTTAGACGTGTCGACATTATTGGCTTATGTGACGAACATGACGAACGGGTACGATCATTTCGTTTACCGAGAGCCTCTGCTCACCCAGCAAGCCGAAATGGAGCGAAAGCGTCCAGTCAAACCAATTCTAGAGAAATTATTTAATAGCAAAGAGCTGATCGTCTGCCAGACTGCTTACGATAATTTTATGAACATCATAGAAGTGATCGGCGGTCCCAAAGAGTCTCTCAGGGCGAAAGAATTATTGAGCAGGGTTCGAATCGTTGATGATCTACCCACAGGTAGGATCATGGAGAAATTGAGCCTGGGTGGGAAAATTAAAGACAGGTCTCGATTGGTTTTTGCCAGTGGTGAGAACATGAAAAGCATCACTGTGTCTGCAAATGAGGGTTTCGTCAGAGCAGCACGCATGCAG GACATTGAGTGCACAGTTTTCCTGCACGAGCCTAGATCTCTGTCGGAGATCAAGGAGGGTTTCGCAACAAAAATAAGCTCATCTTGA